The Brassica napus cultivar Da-Ae chromosome C7, Da-Ae, whole genome shotgun sequence genome has a segment encoding these proteins:
- the LOC125589815 gene encoding disease resistance protein RPS4-like codes for MCIYCFPYWKFNSNELSQETPRLRWVDLSHSSKLLSLSALSKAENLERLNLEGCTSLYELPLEIQNLKCLVYLNMRGCIRLQCLPKITLISLKILILSGCPSLDEFELISESLEFLHLDGTSIKTLPPAIRNLGRLVMLNMRNCKMLEFLPDCICELKLLEELILSGCSMLRNFPYIKQSLTHLQILLFDGTGAEEMPQVLYFTSVSRASLLHHLSLSGNNFVSLQADISQLHHLKWLDVKHCKKLRSVPVLPPRLEYFDAHGCDSLEKVANPLTLPLVATEQIHATFIFSNCRKLHQEARDSIISYTRQKIQLVLDALSRYHGGITSEALIGTCFPGWEVPAWFSHRASGSLLNSKLPPYCDNRFTGIVLCAVIQFPCYNNHSNLSVECTGVFKTEDGTHIPFSCSIGVWSESSNMTQKMDSSHVFIGYVRRLDVDTQEEICAFNETSLEFQVTDGTEEVVVGCEVVKCGFDLVHVPDERENIFGMHKLLSTSRVKHQNYLKSVGVI; via the exons ATGTGTATTTATTGTTTTCCTTATTGGAAGTTTAATTCTAATGAATTATCTCAGGAGACACCACGGCTGAGGTGGGTAGATCTAAGCCATTCAAGTAAGTTGCTCAGCTTATCGGCATTATCAAAGGCTGAAAATCTTGAGAGATTAAATTTAGAAGGCTGCACGAGCTTGTATGAGTTACCACTGGAGATTCAGAACCTGAAGTGCCTCGTTTACCTAAATATGAGAGGGTGCATACGTCTGCAGTGTCTTCCAAAGATAACTTTAATCTCTCTTAAAATTCTCATTCTCAGTGGATGTCCAAGTCTAGACGAATTTGAGTTAATTTCTGAAAGTTTAGAATTCTTGCATTTAGATGGAACTTCAATCAAGACACTTCCACCGGCCATAAGAAACCTCGGAAGACTTGTCATGTTGAACATGAGAAACTGCAAAATGTTGGAGTTCCTGCCAGACTGTATTTGCGAGTTGAAACTTTTGGAGGAGCTAATTCTCTCTGGTTGTTCAATGCTTAGGAACTTTCCCTATATCAAGCAGAGTCTGACACATCTACAGATATTACTTTTTGATGGGACAGGAGCAGAAGAGATGCCACAAGTATTATACTTCACTAGTGTCAGTAGAGCATCCTTACTTCATCATTTATCTTTGAGCGGAAATAATTTCGTCAGCTTGCAAGCTGACATCTCACAACTCCATCACCTGAAATGGCTTGATGTGAAACACTGCAAGAAGCTAAGATCGGTTCCAGTGCTTCCTCCAAGACTTGAATACTTTGATGCACATGGTTGTGATTCTTTGGAAAAAGTTGCAAATCCGCTTACTCTTCCACTAGTGGCGACGGAGCAGATACATGCCACGTTCATATTTTCCAACTGCAGAAAGCTTCATCAAGAGGCAAGGGATAGTATCATCTCCTATACTCGGCAGAAAATTCAATTAGTGCTAGATGCACTTTCTCGATACCATGGG GGAATTACCTCGGAAGCTTTGATTGGAACTTGTTTTCCTGGTTGGGAAGTACCCGCATGGTTTAGTCACCGAGCATCTGGATCATTGTTGAACTCAAAGCTGCCTCCATACTGTGACAACAGGTTTACTGGGATAGTTCTATGCGCTGTAATCCAGTTTCCATGTTACAATAACCACTCTAATCTCTCGGTGGAATGTACCGGTGTATTCAAGACTGAAGACGGAACTCATATTCCCTTTAGTTGCAGTATTGGAGTTTGGAGCGAATCAAGTAACATGACGCAGAAAATGGACTCATCTCATGTCTTTATTGGCTATGTTCGTAGACTGGATGTCGACACACAAGAGGAAATATGCGCATTTAATGAAACCTCACTTGAGTTTCAAGTTACAGATGGTACCGAAGAGGTAGTAGTAGGTTGTGAAGTAGTTAAGTGTGGCTTTGATTTGGTACATGTACCCGATgaaagagaaaacatatttggGATGCATAAACTGTTGTCGACGTCCAGGGTGAAGCATCAAAACTACTTGAAAAGTGTCGGAGTTATATAG